A DNA window from Macadamia integrifolia cultivar HAES 741 chromosome 4, SCU_Mint_v3, whole genome shotgun sequence contains the following coding sequences:
- the LOC122075766 gene encoding pathogen-related protein-like: MLEEFSNCQFVHHWRWGGRTISLEEVAKVGGYNAFLQSSLPDRLRAYDPSTETFESSHHVFGTAFPRGFALEILQVFSCPPVVAYKFRHWGYMEGPFKGHAPTGERVELYGVSIVEVDESMRIEKLEFMHHDAAELFAGLLKGPVLKEFESDTSPKSSLHCPFLKEV, translated from the exons GAGGGAGAACCATATCCCTTGAGGAGGTTGCAAAGGTTGGAGGCTACAACGCGTTCTTGCAAAGCTCCTTACCAGACCGATTACGTGCTTATGATCCATCTACTGAGACATTTGAGTCATCCCATCATGTATTTGGAACAGCATTTCCTCGTGGATTTGCCTTGGAAATCCTTCAGGTGTTTTCATGTCCTCCGGTGGTTGCCTATAAGTTCAGACATTGGGGTTATATGGAGGGTCCTTTCAAAGGCCATGCTCCAACTGGGGAGAGAGTTGAATTGTATGGAGTAAGCATCGTTGAG GTTGACGAATCCATGCGAATTGAGAAGCTGGAGTTCATGCACCATGATGCCGCGGAATTGTTTGCCGGACTTCTAAAGGGTCCTGTTTTGAAGGAATTTGAATCTGACACCTCACCAAAATCATCTCTCCATTGCCCTTTCTTGAAAGAGGTGTAG
- the LOC122076414 gene encoding uncharacterized protein LOC122076414, whose translation MQPKTSHGLCLETVSGYSGLFSVMSTILAGVLGVGLQQISHADAKTADPEVPLPSKSPSSYTDLEKIVKKKRLRLEELLKSRGMFYGSYPRFTVAMKGQKVTIKFQIPPTCEAPHLIVDLLSHLGLKDERGGGSDMGGLIGRSLLIHLFLVLLSTLSTR comes from the exons ATGCAGCCGAAAACATCTCATGGATTGTGTTTAGAAACAGTATCAGGATATTCTGGGTTATTTTCAGTAATGTCAACAATCTTGGCTGGGGTCCTAGGAGTTGGACTGCAACAAATATCTCATGCAGATGCCAAAACG GCTGATCCTGAGGTTCCCTTGCCATCAAAATCTCCATCAAGCTACACCgatttggaaaaaattgttaAGAAAAAACGACTTCGATTGGAAGAGTTGCTCAAAAGTAGAGGAATGTTTTATGGCTCCTATCCTAGATTTACTGTCGCCATGAAGGGTCAAAAG GTCACAATCAAATTCCAAATACCTCCAACATGTGAAGCGCCACACTTAATTGTGGACCTTCTTTCACATCTAGGATTGAAGGATGAACGTGGTGGTGGATCAGATATGGGGGGTTTGATTGGGAGGAGTCTTCTTATTCATCTTTTTCTAGTCCTGCTCTCGACTTTATCTACGAGGTAA